From the genome of Colwellia psychrerythraea 34H, one region includes:
- a CDS encoding PilN domain-containing protein, with amino-acid sequence MTTKNNINLLQAELFPEKPLLTLQRVVGVWLGLLSIMLIWVVVTELNYKQSAATYNVLLKEQQQKQKLAKQLESQLKNRQVSPTLKRDLDTMKLVMQHKDALLNKLTDSNETFAGGFVMAMNDLSAMHHKDIRLQTISIDAKNMSFTGLARTPQAVPAWLAGFKQSRLLSGKAFIQFKLAKNEQNITEFVVSSIPSGGKG; translated from the coding sequence ATGACAACTAAAAATAATATTAATTTATTACAAGCTGAGCTTTTCCCCGAAAAACCGCTGTTAACACTGCAAAGAGTCGTAGGTGTTTGGTTAGGATTGTTATCAATTATGTTGATTTGGGTCGTTGTTACTGAACTAAATTACAAGCAATCAGCGGCAACATACAATGTTTTGTTAAAAGAGCAACAACAAAAACAAAAACTTGCTAAGCAATTAGAGTCACAATTGAAAAATAGGCAGGTATCTCCAACATTGAAAAGAGATCTCGATACAATGAAGTTGGTTATGCAGCATAAAGATGCATTATTGAATAAGCTCACTGATTCAAATGAGACCTTTGCTGGGGGCTTTGTTATGGCAATGAATGACTTGTCTGCTATGCATCATAAAGATATTCGATTACAAACCATCAGTATTGATGCTAAAAATATGAGTTTTACCGGACTAGCTCGAACTCCTCAGGCGGTACCCGCATGGTTAGCTGGTTTTAAGCAATCTCGATTATTATCAGGTAAAGCATTTATCCAGTTTAAGCTTGCTAAAAATGAGCAGAATATTACTGAATTTGTTGTTAGCTCCATACCTTCAGG